ACTAGTTCACATCCGTCTCCCCCTAAAAATCCTGGCGTTGTGTTTGGCACACagtggatgctcagtaaatgccacccgaatcaaatcgaatcaggCCAGGAGGCTTCATTTCACCCACCATCCCGAGCCAAGGCAGATGTATTCTGCAGGGAAGGGAGTTTCTTTGGGGACTTTCTGCCTGCCTTTGTGACTCATATGGTGTGCCATTTGGAGGTTTGCATAccagagatggggggggggagcggggagagTGAAGGGCCTGGGAATCTAAGACTTAGGGCATGGGTGTCTGCAAAAGGCTCATCTGCAAAAGGCTCATCTGCAAAAGGCTCTGGTCGGCTTTGTAAACCTTCAGTGGGCATTGATCTGAGCACAGGAGATACTGAGGCGAGTAAAGAGCAAAGACGCTAGCCTTGAGCAGTTGTCATGCTCCAGCAACAAACGTACAAGGCCCAAAGATGGCATAGAGGAGCCAGAAAGAACGTATTCAGGGAAGTGGTAAGTGGTAACAGTGGGAAAAGCTTTCAGAGGAGGGACATCTGTGCCAGGGTTTGAAGGATGAGTGTGAATTTGCTTGACAAGGAAGCACAGGGCCTACTGGTGGAGGGGACAGCTTAGGATGgtcttggggtgggggagtgggctGGGAATTGGAGCAACAGAGGTTGAGGCATGGGATGAATGGGGAGAAAGCTGGGAAGTCACCGGAGGTGAGTCAGGGAAGGTTTGGATCTGGGGCAATGGAAACCACAGGAGGGATGTGGGCAGGATGAGCGTGGTTAGCTCTGAGGGAAGATGGATCACTCCAGctaccggggggggggggggggggggggggggggggggggggggggggggcggggcatggGGGGTCAGCTACAAGACTCGACAGAATGGGAGCCCTAAGAGGCCCTCAGAGAGGATCACGGCCTCAGGGGTAGCACCAAGGAGGGTCTGTTCAGAAGCCAGCTTTGTGGGGAGGCAGAAACAGCTCTTGAGGGCCCCAGCGGCTGCAAATCTCAATGAATCATATTTTACCTGCAAAGCTTCACCAAAGACAATTAATAGTTGAAGAGCAATGGTCCATGGACAGCAAGCATCCCCTCCCACGCACTTCTTTGAGCATTCAAAATGCCCTCAGGTCCACTTACTCCTATGAACCTCCACATAAGCCCATTTGGCAGACAGGGACATTAAGGCCCTGTGAGGTCACATGGGGATTAGCAGTGGTGTTGGGCTAGAACCCAAGGAATAGTTCCATCTCAGCCCTGGGCATCGGGCTCAAAGCCCAGTTCCTTGTCCGGGAGGGGGTCACCAGGGCTGTCCGGCAGCCCGTAGTACAagtcttcctcttcctgctctgGCTCGTCTGCTCCCATGTCTGAaaccttctcttcctcctcctttgtcCTCTGGGACTGCTGTCGACAGCTGGACAGGGCCGTATCCTGCCGCTGCCCCTCTGGAGGTGCATCTTCTGGTGTGGGAGCGTCAATCAGGGCAAAGTCATGGAAGCGGTCCAGCTGGCACCTGCAGGCCCAGGGCTCCcgaggtgggggatggggcccctccccctcaggTGGAGAGGGGTTGGGGCTGCCGCCCTCACTGGAGTCCATGTCTAGGTCATCTCGGAAGGAAGCCAACGGTGCAGGGCCCTGGGGACAGGCCTGGAGGCTGCAGGAGCAAAGGCCCAGAGAGCAAGGGTAGCCctgagtcagactgcctgggtccaAATTCCAGCTACTAGCTGCAATGCCCAGTGTAGGTGAGTTTacctgtctgggcctcagtttcctcctctacaaAATGGGGGGAAATAATCATACTCACTCTTATGGTTTACCCTGAGGGTTACAGCATATAGCATGTGCAAAGCACCTTGCacaatatctggcacatagtaggtacttaagAACTGGGATTATGTTATTATCCAAACCAGATGCTTCTCCTGCCTCCCTGACCACCCAGGGGTCTCCTGTGGGCCTTTAGCCCTTGCCACACAAGGTACCAccttctgttccctcatctgCCTCCCCCCAAGTGGCTCCTGTGGGTGGGGCCCTCGAGGTCCGGCAGGGAGTAGGTGCCCCGCAGTGTTGGTGGGATGAGTGAACAAACGGAAGAATGAGAAACCTAGTTCACAGAGCACATCAGCAGCAGAGTCCAGATTTGAACCCACCCAGTTCTCACAACAGCCCTCAGAGGCAGgagtgatgatagtgatgattaTTATTCCCacgtggggaaactgaggctcaggaggaTAAGAAACTTGCCAAGGCTACACAGCAGGGgagctgggattcgaacccaggcctGGCAGGCTAAGCCAGGCTCATGTGTCAGCTCTCCCTGCTGCCTCTTAGGGCGTCCCCACCCCCTTGCCCTCGCCACTCCCGAATGTCCCAGCCAGCCCCCAGTGGCCCAGGGCCCCACCGGCTTCACGCTGGAGCTGGTACAGCACTCTGTGTACTCACCCAGGCCTGCTCGGAGTGGGCTGGCTTCCGCCCTCATCCTCATCCGAGCCCCTGTGGATGACCACCGTGGCCTCCATCCAGGCCTGAGCATCACGAGGGCCACCTTCTCCTCCATCACCGGCTCCCGGCTGCGGCTGTCCCGGCCCCGACGCCAGCAGGGGGCGAGGGTCCTCATGGTAGCCCATGACCTTCATCTGGATGTGGCTGAAGTCAGGCAGGCTCTGGTCATAGGCGGCTTCCTCCCACAGCCTGACGTATGGGGGCTCGGGGCTGGGTGGGGCGCGGCAGGGAGCAGAGAAAGAACAGGTCGGTGGGCAAGTCCAATCAGCAGACCTCAcaggaggacacctgggtgtcgtctccccaccctcctgctcTGGGCATCGGTCTTCCCTGATCTCAAGCCCTTGGGGGATATAACTGTACCCAGTTCACGgacagggagactgaggcccagcaAGGAGTGGCTGAGCTCGGGCTCTTAGACCAGTGCTCCTCCCACTCCACAGCTTCCGAGATAATCCCAAGAGAGCACCCGCGGAACGTGGGCAGGTTCCCATGGACGCAGAGTGTGCTGCGTTTCAGACGGTGAGCCAAGGCCTGTGCTCACCACTGCATTTGTTCTGCACACCCCTGTGAAGCAGAGTGATCGTCCCGTGCTGTTTTGGGGGAGGACACAGCAGCAGCGACAGCCCAAATATTGAGTGCTCCTTGCCTGACAGGTTGTCAGGTAGCTCACGTAATCCCTGCCCCACCCGGGAACCGGGGAGTGTGAAGACTTCGGCGGGCTTGCCCACAGTCCTCCCACACCAGGTGACACTGCTGGGGCTGAAGCCATCATCCCCTTCTTTATGCTCTCCACAGCCCCTCCGCAAAGTGAGGTGCAGGGACTAGATCccctgcccaagatcacacaggaGGAGCCCAGAACTCGGCTCTGTGCAGTGGCTCTTCCTGTGTGACCAGTCCTAGGCCCACCCAGGGTCTAGCCACCTCGTTCCCCTGCGGAGGTCATTCTGTTGTGCCAGGAAGAGAAAGTATCATCACTGCCTCCTTCCCCAAGCAAAGGAGAGTGTTCCAGAACCCTGGCCATAGTCCCTGGACCTGCAGCCCCATCTTTAAGCACAGAGTCACAGCctccaggggtggggagggcggcTGGTCCCACTCCCTCTCCAGGGCTGGAGTACTTGCTGCCGTGTGCTGGGGAGCCATGCAGGTCTGGTCTGGTCCATCACTGACTCCCTATGAGGTTTGAAGCCTGtgattatacttctttttttgtgttttttttttgttttgtttttgttttttggggggtgcaggggttttgggagggagaaagagagatggggaggaggagacggagagggagactcccaagaaggctccatgcccagcgcagagctgGACtcggggtttgatctcatgatcctgagatcatgacctgagctgaaatcaagagtcggacgcttaaccggCTGCACCACCCGAGTGTCCCTGTCATTATACTtcttgaacctcagttttctcctcgGTATAAAGGGCCCGACACCCCCACTTCACACGGTTCCCATGAGGACTAAAGGAAGTGATGGGAGCAAACTGGCTGATTTGATCTCTGGTTGACAGGTAGCACGTCTCACTAGTGATGACACCCTTGGAGATGGCCCAGCATGCACCACGATCTGGTCTTGGTGGTTTGTTTATATAGGGCTGTCCCTTAGCCCTCCCTGAAGCCCTAGGAGAAAGGTACGATTACTACCTGTATTTTACAGCTGGGACAAAGACAGGTAAGTCACCTTCTCCCAATCCCACAGCCTATAGGTGGAGAGCCCCAGGACTGTGCTTGGCCATCAACACGCCCCTTGTTTGCCATACAGAGTCGCAGTCACAGCTGTTTGGCATTTAGGGCCACACCTGTTTTTGATCTGGTATGCCACCAGTTCCCTCTAAAACGGGACAAAGtccttgagcctcagttccctcagcTGTAAAACAGGAAGAATAATGCCTACCTTGTAGAATCAAGAGTTCAAAACAATCCCTGGTTTCTAACGGCACGCTCTCAGGACGTGGGGAGGGAAAGCAGGAGCCTGCAGCAAGCGGAAGAGGCACCAACCAGCCCTCTAACCCCCCTCCATCACTCTCCTCTGTAAGAGGATACAGGCCTGAGGGGCTCCTCCCACAGCCCCCCTGCCGCGGAGGGCCTGGCACCTACCTCTTCATCTCCGCAGCGAGCCCATTCTCCAGGAGTCCCAGTGTCTTTGGGGACAGGATGCCTTGGAAGTCCGAGTCAGCAGGTATGAAGGTGATCTGCAGGGCAAAGGAAAGAAGGCTTCTCTGTGGCTCCCACACCCATCCTGGCCAGGAGGGCTCCCTGCGGGACAGCAGAGGGCCCTGCTCAGGGCCCAGCTGCAGTGAGTGATTGGATCTCTGGGCTCTTGCTCCCATCTGGCTCTTCATTCACCCAgaagacatttattgagcaccagctgtgtgccaggcagtctTCCAGGCACGAGGGGGCAGCAATGAGCAAACGGGAGCCCTGGAGGAAGTGGTGTCTTGTTATTTCCCAGGGTCCAAGTCCAGGGCCCCGAatgcacctggcacagagtaggtgcttcATCCTTATCTGATGAGTGAGTGGGAAGCGAATCGTTGCCACGTATTTCTTGGCACAGAGGCAGTGGTGGGGGCCAGAGAAGTGAGTGACTGAAGTTGCACCCGCCAGTCCCTGTAGTGGAACTCTCAGGGATCAAGAGGTCTCTGCAAGTGCAGGACATGGGGTGGGCACTGGgtggcagaggggaggcaggtcaTAAAGGAGGCGGTAGGATGAGACAGAAGGAGCCCTGCTTTTGGGGTCCGGGAGACTGGGGAAGATTCCTTTCTTGGGCAGGTCATCACTCCTCTCGGAGCCTCTATGTACCTCTCTGTGAAATGGGCTAGCCTCAAAGATATATTTGCAGCATTTGTTCACAACAGGCAAAAAGTGGaaagaacccaagtgtccaacaacagatgaacagataaacgaAACGTGGTACATACGTACAATGGATCATTATCCGGCCTTAGAAAGGAGTGAAGCTCTGACATCTGCTACAACACGAATGAGCCTTGAAGAAATAAGCCAAGAACAAAAGGACAGATTCTGCAGGagtccacttacatgaggtacccaCACTAGTCAAATCCATGCAGAGAGCAGAATGGTGGCTGACACAAGAccggagggaagggggtggggaggtatcGTTTAATGGCCATAAAGTTTCAGTTTGCTAAGAGGAAAAGatttctggagattggttgcacaataatgtgCATTTAATTAATACTCCTGAACTGCAGGGGCACCCTGCTGGCTCAGCTgctggagcatgtgactcttgatctgggggttgtgggtttgagccccacattgggtgtagagattactataaaataaaatatatatatttaaaaaaaacactactgaactgtacacttaaaatggttaagacagtaaattttatgggtaaaattttatattttaccataattttttagATGGGGCTAATGATATCTGTCTCctggggttgctgtgaggatcCCATGAGATATCGTATAAGGAAGCCTCCAGCAGAGTTCTGGGCACAGAGTAGCTGCTCAGTAAACCATAGTTCAATGCTTCTGAAGATGAAGTTATCTGACCTCTCTGAGTCTTGCTCTCAACTGaaaatttgttcaacaaatatttgacaaGAGCCCACTGTGTTACACCAGGGTCATAAATGGCAGCCCCTTGTATCTCTTCTACAGAACATGATGAGCCAAAGACACTTGTCTGCACCAGAAAGTCTCCATCCTGCTGGGGAGAAGGGAATGATGGATGGAGGGAATCTTAGAACTCCTATGAGGAGTAAGCTTCCCTGAAATGCCTAGAAATAAGGCAGAGGTCTTGGTATCTTCCATACCCACCAAGCATGCTCTGCCCTTGCCAGCTGGCTCTGTACTTCTTAGAAGCTGCCCCTTTGTCTGCCTCATTACCTCATGGCCCAgtcaccacctcctcctcttcctcctcctcaccaccaccccatcatcattatcattatcactatgcccacaaccaccaccatcaccaccaccccatcaccattatcaccattactacaaccatcatcatcatcaccaccactactACCATCATCATCTCCATCAACATTATCACCATGTCATTcccatcactatcaccatcatcgctgccaccaccatcatcatatcatcaccatcatcaccaccactaccattaCCATCACCtccatcaacatcatcatcatatcatcatcaccatcaccaccaccaccaccattgccATTAACGCCAttacaaccatcaccatcatcaccaccactaccaccatatCATCTCCACCAACATCATCACATCATTACCATCACTGTCACCATCATCACCTCCATCAACATTATCATcatatcatcatcaccaccaccaccatctctatcatcaccactatcatcaTGGCTATTACCATCGTCACCATCACAAGAGAGCATCACTATTCTCACCACAGTGAAAAgcctgagggagaaggaaaggctgGAGCAGTTGGAACACAAGTCCTTTTAAGAGAGGGGGACAGATAGAGTTGAAACTGGTGAGGCGGCACCAGACTATGAAGACCCCAGGACATCAGACTAAGAGGTTCAGTCTTTATCCAGAAGCATGGGAGCCCTGGAGGAGTGCTCAGCAGGAAAGTACACAGGCAGATTCATGTTTAGGCAGAGCACCGAGCTGACCCgaaagggagggagcagagggagcagagggagcaagGGTTACCCATGGAGAAGAGAATCCATTGACCGCCAATCAGGGGCCTGGCTCTGGACTCCAGTGGAGTAGGTGGGATAGGGGACTGGGGGAACTGTGGGCAGAAACAGAAGCCAGACAGGGAGAGGCcctgcttccttcccttctcccagcAACCCTGCCCTGTCCCAGCCAATGGGCATAACATCCCTGACAGTCTCATATCTCAgatttgcctcagtttctccttctgtaaTGCCTGAGGTCCAGCTCACCCCCTTGCCTGACCAAGTCTACTGCAGAAGTTCAAAGAGATAAGCTCAGTAGAAGAGCCAGGGCCACATCTAGCCATGGCAGGCACTGCACATGTGATGAATGAGAAATGTCTTAGCAGTTTCTACGGTCTTGGGTTCAAATGCTGCCTGAGTCCAGGGgcccatcatctctcacctggccCAGTGAAGGAGCCTCCGCCACTGGCCTGGTTGCCCCCAATCCTTCCTCCTCTCCGATGTCATCCTGACAACTTTCCTGAACTACAAAGCTGATTGTGTCCATCTTTGGTCTCATCAACTAAAGGGTAAGGTCCAAATTCCTTAGCATGGCACCCCAGGCCCTGTGGAGCTGGGCCCACTGTGTCTCTACCTTCCCTCCAACCTCCACCTGCAGCAGCACGCTGACCCACTCTTGTTGCTCCCTTCACTTGTGCCTTTGATCGTgctgttccttcttcctggaaagTCTTTCCCCATCTTCTCTGCCTGGTGAACTTCTACGTAATCTACAAAAGCCCTCATCTTGTCCATGAAGCCCACTCCCTCCCCATCAGGCAGAAAATTGTCTCCCCGACAAGATCCTAGCCCCTCAAAGACAGAGGCAGCTTAGTTCATGCTACTCTTAGATCCTAATGGGCTGATTCCGTTCCCTTATACTTATATTTCTTTCAATCCAGAAAATTCCCATTTGTGAGACACTGAGAGACAGGGGAGGACAGCGCTAGCATTTGCTGAGAGCTCCAGGGGGCCAGGCATGAGCAAGCAGAGCAGACGTGAGGGATgggatcccccaccccccaccccaaccactcCTCCCTGGTCCATAACACACTTTCCTTCCTTTGCCTTGGTGCGCTGGCTCCAAAGCCTCCGTCTCTGAAACACACACCACACGTACCTGCACCAGTGCTCgcacccctgcacacacacacacacacacacaccgacaCCCACCCAATGCCACAAACACCAGTCCTAAGGACAGAGTGTAATGTGGTCCCCCCATACCAGACCCTACTGGTCCCCACATGGGGCCGTGCAAGGCTCCAGGACATGGGGGGTGGCCTCTGCCAAGGTCACAGAAGAGGGGCAGTGGGGGACACGAAAGCGTTCTCCACACTGCCCTGCTGCCTCCACAGCACCTGAACACGTGAATCTATCAACAGTTACTCATTAATGTCCAgtaagattccctctcccttctctccctcccccgccACTGCCACCCggtccctctgcccacccccaccccccagag
The Vulpes lagopus strain Blue_001 chromosome 10, ASM1834538v1, whole genome shotgun sequence genome window above contains:
- the BSND gene encoding barttin, which gives rise to MADEKTFRIGFIVLGLFLLALGTFLMSHDRPQVYGTFYAMGCVMVIGGVVWSMCQCYPKITFIPADSDFQGILSPKTLGLLENGLAAEMKSPEPPYVRLWEEAAYDQSLPDFSHIQMKVMGYHEDPRPLLASGPGQPQPGAGDGGEGGPRDAQAWMEATVVIHRGSDEDEGGSQPTPSRPGLQACPQGPAPLASFRDDLDMDSSEGGSPNPSPPEGEGPHPPPREPWACRCQLDRFHDFALIDAPTPEDAPPEGQRQDTALSSCRQQSQRTKEEEEKVSDMGADEPEQEEEDLYYGLPDSPGDPLPDKELGFEPDAQG